The Pristiophorus japonicus isolate sPriJap1 chromosome 2, sPriJap1.hap1, whole genome shotgun sequence DNA segment gaagtgactggaggggctgaatggtctccttttgcccctcgagcttgttacacaggaacaggaggaggccattcagcccctcgagcctgttacacaggaacaggaggaggccattcagcctctcgagcctgttacacaggaacaggaggaggccactcagcccctcgagcctgttacacaggaacaggaggagacccattcagcccctcgagcctgttacacgaggaacaggaggaggccattcaatccctcgagcctgttacacaggaacaggaggccattcagccccttgagcctgttacacaggaacaggaggagaccattcagcccctcgagcctattacacgaggaacaggagcaggccattcaatccctcgagtctgttacacaggaacaggaggaggccattcagcccctcgagcctattacacaggaacaggaggccattcagcccctcgagcctattacacgaggaacagaaggaggccattcaatccctcgagcctgttacatgaggaacaggaggagaccattcaatccctcgagcctgttacacaggaacaggaggaggccattcagcccctcgagcctgttacatgaggaacaggaggagaccattcaatccctcgagcctgttacacaggaacaggaggaggccattcagcccctcgagcctgttacacaggaacaggaggaggccattcagcccctcgagcctgttacacaggaacaggaggaggccattcagcccctcgagcctgttacacaggaacaggaggaggccactcagcccctcgagcctgttacacaggaacaggaggaggccattcagcccctcgagcctgttacacaggaacaggaggaggccactcagcccctcgagcctgttacacaggaacaggaggaggccattcagcccctcgagcctgttacacaggaacaggaggagacccactcagcccctcgagcctgttacatgaggaacaggaggccattcagtccctcgagcctgttacatgaggaacaggaggagacccactcagcccctcgagcctgttacatgaggaacaggaggccattcagcccctcgagcctgttacacaggaacaggaggaggtcattcagcccctcgagcctgttacacgaggaacaggaggagaccattcagcccctcgagcctgttacacaggaacaggaggaggccattcagcccctcgagcctgttacatgaggaacaggaggaggtcattcagtccctcgagcctgttacatgaggaggccattcagcccctcgagcctgttacacaggaacaggagacccattcagcccctcgagcctgttacatgcggGAACAGGAGAAAGGCCCGTTCGGTGTGGAGATTGGATTGCCGGTGTTTTGGTTTTTGTACAACACCCTCCCTCGCCGCTTTTCGGGGGACGGGCAGAGTCGGGCAGCCTGCAGATCGAGCAAAAAGTGCTCTCTCAGAGTGCGGTGTTTTGCTGATTGGCCGAGAGCTGGATCAATGAAGGAGCGCTGGCCCGGGGTGGGAAGGCAAGGTGTATAAATAGCGGGtgcaggggcgagagagagagagaaaggaccaGTCGGTGCTGTACTGCGGCGGGGACCATCACAtacacataatatatatatatacactcacACCGAGGACGACAGCGCGGACGCCATGAGCTCCTACGACCCCTTCATGCCGTCGCGTAAGCCGTGGGACGACTACTACCGCTGCCCGCGGCCCGCCAAAAGCAGCGTCGTGGTGTCGTCCGGCCTGGGCCTGTACCGCGGcgtggtctcctcctcctcagcagccgccgccgccgcctcctcctcctcctcctccgccaccgGTCCCACcgccggcggcggcggcggcggcggcggcctcAAGAAGTCGGCCCGGGCCTCGTCGTTCTCCTCGTCGCCGCTGTCCGACTACTGCTGCCCCGAGCCGGTGGACCTGAGCCAGGTGAGCACGCTCAACGCCGAGCTGCTGACGCTGCGCGCGCAGGAGCGCGAGCAGCTGGTGGAGCTCAACGACCGCTTCGCGAGCTACATCGAGAAGGTTCGGCGGCTCGAGCAGCGCAACCAGCTGCTGGGCCTGGAGCTGGAGGCGCTGCGCCGCCGGCAGGCCGAGCCGCCGCGCCTGCACCTGGCCTACGAGCACGAGATCCGCGGCCTGCGCGCCCTGCTCGACCAAGAGACGGCCGACAAGCTGCGCATGGAGGCCGACCGCGACCGCCTGCGCGACGCCTACGCCCGCCTCAAGGACAAGTACGACGACGAGTGCCGCCTGCGCGCCCAGGCCGACGAAGCGCTGCGCCAGGCCCGCCGCGCCGCCGACCGGGCGGCCTTGGCCCACAGCGACGCCCGCGGCGCCGTCGGCTCGCTGGTCGACGAGCTGGCCTTCCTGAAGAAAGTGCACGGCGAGGAGAGCGCCGAGCTGGCGGCCCAGGCCCAGGCCGGGGCGTCGCGCCTGACGCTCGAGCTGGACGTGGCCGTGGCCAAGCCCGACCTGTCGCTGGCCCTGCGCGACATCCGCGGCCAGTACGAGAAGCTGGCCGCCAAGAACATGCAGGCGGCCGAGGACTGGTACCGCACCAAGTTCGCCAGCGTCAGCGAGACGGCCAGCCGCAACAGCCAGCAGGTGCGCTCCATCCGCGAGGAGACGGCCGAGTACCACCGCCTGCTGCAGGCCCGCGGCTCCGAGATCGACGGCCTCAAGAGCGTCATCGACTCGCTGCAAAAGCAGCTGGAGAGCCTGGAGGAGCGGCAGTCCAAGGAGGTCACCAAGTACCAGGTCAGGGGCCGGGGAAAGGTCACCCAGGACCAGGGGAGGGGCCGGGGAAAGGTCACCCAGGGCTGGGGTGGGGCCGGGAGGAGGTCACCCAGTAccaggggaggggctgggggggggagcggcAGTCCAAGGAGGTCACCAAGTACCAGATCAGGGGCCGGGGGTGGGTGGGTCAACGGGGGCCGGGGAAAGGTCGCCCAGGACCAGGGGAGGGGCTATGGGAAGGTCACCCAGTACCAGGGGAGGGGCTTTGGGGGAGGGGGCATCCAGTAACAGGGGAGGGGCTGGGGAGTCAACATGGAGCAGGTCCGAGGCtatagtggtgggggggggggtgtcaccaaGTACCAGGGGAGGGGCTATGGGAAAGTCACCCAGTACCAGAGGGGGTGGGAGGTCaacaggggggaggggagtgggaggggaacaGGGGAGGGTCTTGGGGGGAGGTCACCCAGGACCAGGGGGGGGGGGCCATGGGAAGGTCGCCCAGTACCAGAGGGGGGGCATTCAGTAACAGGGAAGGGGATGGGAGGTCAACAGGAAGCAGGGGAGGGGGTCACCCAGTACCAGGGGAGGGGCTGGGGTGGGAGGTCAACAGGGAGCAGGGGAGGTGCTGAGGGGGTCACCCAGTACCAGGGACGGGGCTGGGGGAGGAGCAGCATTCCAAGGAGGTCACCAAGTACTAGGTCAACAgggagcaggtcaggggctggggGTGGGAGGTCAAGTAccaggggaggggctgggggaggccaACAAGTGTTGGAGTGGAGCGACAGTCCAAGGAGGTCAACAAGGAGCAGGCAAGtgtcggaggggcggggggggctaGACAAGGGAAGCTGGGCCTCCGCTGGAGCACGGCCAATTCTAGCCACTGCATGCTGTCTGAACGATGGcccgacttgacagggtagatgtttcctccggctgggggaatctagaaccagggggcagagtctcaggataaggagtcggccatttggggctgagatgaggagaaatttcttcactcagggtggtgaatctttggaattctctaccccaaaggctcagtcgttgagtatatccaagaccgagatcgataggttttttgaatattaagggatatggggacagtgcaggaaagtggagttgaggtcgcagatcagccatgatctcattgaatggtggagcagacttgaggggctgaatggctgactcctgctcctaattcatatgagggacttgagttatgtggagaagctgggcttgttctccttagagcagagaaggttaagagaacatttagtggaggtgtttaaaatcatgagtggTTTGGCGAAACTGTTTGCAGTGGTAAGAGGGTTGGCAAcaaagggacacagattgaaggtgattggcaaaagaaccagagggcagatgagtgtttttacgcaacgagtttttgtgatcgggaacgctctgcctgaaagggattgtaacattcaaaagaggattggataaatactggaataatcagaagattgcagggctgtggggaaaggggagggggagtgggactaattggatagctctcaaacagacacgatgggccgaatggccgactcctgtgctGTCATTCTGTGATTGGAGGCAGGACTGTCAGTCCGTGTCTGGGGCAAGGTCAAAGTGTCCGCTTCTCATCGCCAGCCTGAGGTTATGGTCAGACAACAACTGCAACTGATTCTCCTTAGTTTGATCTCACTGCAGCAAGGTGCAGTGAGATGGAGCAATGGGATTCATGCCATTGGAGGGAAGGACCAGCAGAAGGCAGGAGTAGGAAAGCAGATGCTGATTGGTAAAATACTTCATTTTTTTTTTGCTCAATATTTTATTTCACTGACACTTGGCAGGACTCCAAATAAATAATTACAGGGGAGGCTTGTCCTTCAGTTCAGTTATTGGGACATCAACCTGATTTCTCTCAGCATAGTTCTGCTCTGTCTTGCATCTGATTTAATTTGTGTTTGGTGCAGTGCAGAGAGAGGATAAGGAGGCAGTGTGTCAGGGAGGAGGCTGGGAGAGGATTATTGATGAGAATTTACTCCCCTGATATCGCACTGCAGCAGATTTTTCAAAGGCTGGTCGGTGCGGAGTGGGAGGGGCCGCTGACTGGTTAATTCAGGTCGAATACACGGTCAGTTTAAATAATTTTTATTGATCGTTTAGGAACATTTTCCAGTACACCCTGTTATATAAATGATACTGTATATTTGTCTGAGTGTCTCAATTCCACAGACACAGATGATAAACAGAGGGAGTGATGGCGACAGAAGAACAGGAGAGAGGGGGGTTGGGGAATGGGTCGTGTAAAGACAGTGGGAGGGAACAAAAgatgggagtgggaagagagaaaCTTAAATGTGAGGGAGAGACAAAGATAGAAGGCAGAGATAAAAGATAGGAGAATGAAAGCTGGGAGGAGGGACTGAGCTGGGAAATGTGAATGTTCTCGCTGGGTGGTGGGGCCCTCGCTTGCTCTCCCTGCATTCTTTGATTGTTCTGTCTGCTGGTTTGGGGTCTCAGTATCTGTTTGGCTGCAGGAAAGGATCAGTGAGCTGGAGAAGGATATCAATGATGCCAAGCAGGAGATGGCCCGATACCTGCGGGAATACCAGGACCTGCTCAATGTCAAGATGGCACTGGACATCGAGATCGCAGCTTACAGGTAGGCCcacccttcccttctccctccctccccccccccccctccctccaggcAATAGGCCAAGGCCACCAATGTTGGACGTTACTCAGCACCTTCACCCTGTTAGCCCAGGCCCTGAGTGCCAGAATTATCTTTATCTGTGGGGTGTTTTACAGACGGATACCAtcctcgccatttaatacgatcatggctgatctgatcatggactcagctccattttcctgcctgctccccataaccctttattcccttattgctcaaaaatcttgtatccaccttaaatatattcaatgatccagccaccacagttctctggggcagagaattccacagatttacaatccttcctgagaagaaattcctcctcatttcagttttaaatgggcggccccttattctgagactatgccctctagttctagtttcccctctgagtggaaatatcccccctccatccaccttgtcgagccccttcattatcttataagtttcaataagatcacctcttattcttaactccaatgagtataggtccaacctactccacctatcttcataaatcaaccccctcatttccagaatcaacctagtgcaccttttctgaacagcctccaatgcaagtatatccttccttaaatagagaccaaaactgcatgcagtactccaggtgtggcctcaccaataccctgtacagttgtagcaggacttctctgcctttatactctctcccccttgcaataaaggccaacattcgatttgcctttctgatcacttgctgtacctgcatactaactttgtgtttcatgcacaaggaccccccaggtccctctgtactgcagcattttgtaatcgctctccattaaaataattagcttttttatttttcctgccaaaataacctcacattttcccacattatactccctctgcagatttttttgtcctcctcgcaacttgctttgccacccatctttgtatcatcagcaaacttagctacattacacttggtcagctacattacactcggtcactaatatagattgtaaatagttggggtcccagcaccgatccctgcggcacctcactagttactgtttgccaactggaaaatgacccatttatccgactctgttttctgttagttagccaatcctctctttttgctaatatattacccccaaccctgtgaacttttat contains these protein-coding regions:
- the neff2 gene encoding neurofilament light polypeptide translates to MSSYDPFMPSRKPWDDYYRCPRPAKSSVVVSSGLGLYRGVVSSSSAAAAAASSSSSSATGPTAGGGGGGGGLKKSARASSFSSSPLSDYCCPEPVDLSQVSTLNAELLTLRAQEREQLVELNDRFASYIEKVRRLEQRNQLLGLELEALRRRQAEPPRLHLAYEHEIRGLRALLDQETADKLRMEADRDRLRDAYARLKDKYDDECRLRAQADEALRQARRAADRAALAHSDARGAVGSLVDELAFLKKVHGEESAELAAQAQAGASRLTLELDVAVAKPDLSLALRDIRGQYEKLAAKNMQAAEDWYRTKFASVSETASRNSQQVRSIREETAEYHRLLQARGSEIDGLKSVIDSLQKQLESLEERQSKEVTKYQERISELEKDINDAKQEMARYLREYQDLLNVKMALDIEIAAYRKLLEGEEFRLSFSSLQSYS